Genomic segment of Peribacillus frigoritolerans:
CTCTTTTTCATTATAGTCGGTTTCCAGGAAATTATCCAAAAACAAGAAATGTAAACGCTTGACTGATTAATGACTTACTAATAATATCATCTTCTGCCAAGTTTTTTTAGAGGTGTGATAAAAAAAACCTCACCTTGGTGAGGTTTTTTTATTATTCTAATTACAATCCTTTTTTAGCCAAATAGTCGATTAAATCAACCACACGGCTAGAGTATCCTGTTTCATTATCATACCAAGATAATACTTTAACCATGTTTCCTTCCATTACCATTGTGGAAAGGGCATCAATTGTAGATGATGATGGGTTACCGTTATAGTCAGTTGATACTAGCGGAAGTTCGCTGTACTCAAGAATTCCTTTTAATTCGCCTTCAGAAGCCTTTTTGAATGCTGCATTTACTTCTTCAACTGTTGTGTCTTTTTCAAGTTCTGCAACAAGGTCGACAACAGATACGTTTGGAGTAGGTACACGCATTGCCATACCATTCAATTTCCCTTTAAGTTCAGGAAGAACAAGTGCTACAGCTTTAGCTGCCCCAGTTGTTGTAGGAATGATATTCTCGGCAGCTGCACGTGCACGGCGATAATCTTTGTGTGGCAAATCAAGGATTTGCTGATCATTTGTATAAGAGTGAACAGTAGTCATCATACCGCGTTTGATTCCGAATTGTTCATGAAGCACTTTAGCAAATGGAGCTAAGCAGTTCGTTGTACAAGAAGCATTGGAGATTACATGGTGGTTAGCTGCATCATATTTGTCTTCGTTTACACCCATGACGATTGTGATATCTTCATCAGATGCAGGAGCTGAGATGATTACTTTTTTCGCGCCAGCTTCTAAATGCTTAGCTGCATCTGCACGTTTCGTGAAACGTCCTGTAGATTCTACTACCACTTCTACTCCCAGTTCACCCCATGCTAATTGTGCAGGGTCACGTTCAGCCAATACTTTGACTTTATGACCATCAACAACAAGGTAATCCCCATCAACTGATACTTTTTCATTAAGAGATCCATGAATTGTATCGTATTGAAGAAGGTGCGCTAACATATTAGCATCCGTTAAGTCGTTAATAGCAACAATCTCTACCCCAGGATTACTCAATGCTGCACGAAATACATTACGTCCAATACGTCCAAAACCATTAATACCAACTTTTACTGCCATGAAAAATTCCTCCTTTTAAGTTCGCAAATATATTAAGGGGTGTAATTCCCCTGAATTAACTCTTGTGCCGCCGCTTCATCCGTGATTAAAACGGTTGATGAAGGTGCGCCTTTCATGTAGGAACGGATAGCCTTTGCTTTAGTTTTACCACCTGCCACAGTTATCACTCGCTTTTCAGGGCTAAGATCATCTAACTGGATGCCGACTGTTAAAACTTTATGAACAACTTTGCCGTTTTCATCGTAATAATAACCGAATGCCTCTCCTACAGCATTTCCATCTAACAGCTTCTTTAACATTTCTGGCGAAGAATTTCTTCTTTCTGCCATCGCCATGGCATCACCAATTCCATGAATGATCATATCGGCAGATTTGATTTGGGAAATCACTTCTTTAATTGCAGGTTCCTTCTGAAATGAAGCATAAACCTCACCGCTTAATTGATCGGGTACATATAACACTCTGTATGAGGCCTGTGCCTTCTGGGCCATTTTTTCGACAATCGTATTGGCCTGATTCTGCACTGCTTCACCAATTCCCCCGCGGGCCGGGACAAATGTCAATTTCTTCGACGCTTCATCAGGTGACAACGAATCAGCCACTTCGGCCATTGTCGATCCGCCAGTTACCGCAATGATATTCTTTGATTTCCATTCTCGTTTCATACGGATTGCACAAGCTTTACCCAATTCTTTTTTCACCCATGGGGTCTCATCACAATTTCCTGAGACGATAATGACCTCATCCACTTGCAATAAATCCTGCAATTGCCGTTCCATTATGTCTATACCCATTACTTCACGCATTATTCCTTCTAACTTATCCAGGATTTCAATCCCTTCATCAGTCAGCGTCATGCCAGAGCTGAATATGTTAACCAGGTTCTGACTTTTCAGAAAATCAACCTCGCCTCTAAGCGTCCGCTCTGTCAAATTAAGGCTCACGGACAGACTGCGCCTTCCAACCGGCTGCATCATTATGATATAACGCAGGATATCATATCTTTTTTGCATAACCATAAGGAAATCAGGTAATAATTTTCTTTGTACCTCGAGTAATGTACGCATATTTAAAACTCCTAAAAAGTTAAGTTGGACATTTAATGTCCCGCGTAGTCATTTTCTGTCCCACTTAAAACAAAAAAATATTCCTGCTACATATTTTATTCTAGCAGGAACGGAATGTTTCTTCAAATGATTTGAAAAATTATTTTTCCAAAAGGCGATTTAGAGCTGATTTATCAACGTTCCCGAATTGAACGATATCATCTTTCCATTCTACGACAGGAATCATCAGCCCGAATTTCTCAAGCAAATTATCATCGGTATGGATATCGATTTCTTTATAGCCTATGCCTGATTCCTCTTTCACTTCTTCAAGCACCTGCTTGGCTTTATCGCATAACGGGCATTTATCCCTACTATATAAAACAAACGCATTTGATTCCAAACCACTCATCCTTTTCAATCATATCTTTTTCGTTTAGATGAAGAAGGGATACCTAATTGTTCGCGGTATTTGGCAACGGTTCGGCGTGCCAGGATAATTCCATGCTCCTCTTTCAACCGTTCTGCCAGGTCTTGATCCGAAAGCGGCTTTTGTTTATTTTCCCCATTGATGGCTGCCTGCAGGCTCTTTTTTGCCTGCATGCCCGACATATCCTCATCAAGGCCGACCGACTGTAAAGAAGTAGTGAAAAATATCCGCATCTCTATCGTGCCAAATGGTGTCTGCACGTATTTCCCTTTGACCGCCCGGCTTACTGTGGACTCATGTATACCAAGTTCGTCGGCGATTTCCTTCATCGTCATCGGTTTCAAATAGTTCAGGCCATGATGAAAGCACGCCGGCTGTTTATCGACGATGCACTGAATGACCTTCAATATAGTTTCTTTCCTCTGTTGGATCCCTCTGGAAATCCATTGGTATTCCTGCCACTTATCCTGGATAAACCGTTGAACCCCCTGATCCTTATGGCTCTTCATACGGTTTAAATACCCTTTATCCACATTAAGATTAGGTGTGTTACCATCATAATTCCCGACAAGCAGCATGCCATCACGAACTTCCACGACCACATCCGGCACTATATAAGAAGGTTTCTCCTGAAAAAAGAGTGAAGCCGGTCGCGGGTTCAATGTCTGGACATAATCAAATACTTCTTGAATCTCCTTCATTGTAACACCGATTTTCTTACTTAGGTCTTTCCAGCGCTTTTCCGCAAAATCGAGGAAATGGTTTTCTATGATCGATTCTGCAAGCAGATTCATTCCTTCTGCTTGCACTTGAAGCAACAGGCACTCTTGAAGATTTCTAGCTCCAATTCCATGCGGCTCGAGTTCCTGTAAAATTGAGAGGCTTTCTTCCAAAACGATCGGAGATATACCTGGGATACATATATCATCCAGCTCAGTCCTCAAGTAACCGTTTTCATCAAGGTTATGAATTAATAGCAGCAATGCCTTCTGCTGCTCACCGGTAAGCTGCTGGTGATTCACCTGGGACATGATATGCTGTTCAAGCGATATAGTATCTTCACTTATCTGTTCAATCCAATAGTTGGCATCATACGTATTCTTAAGAGTCCGTTTCCCCTTTTTCCGGTCAAAAGTTGGCTGAAATAAAGCCGATGTTGGCTGATCTATGGACAGTAATGGATTCTCCACCATTTTATTTTCTAAAAAAGCCGATAGCTCCTGCGAGGAGTATTGCAGCAATGTAATAGCTTGCATAAGCTCCTGGGTCATTGCCATCTTTAATGTTTGCTGTTGAAAAAGTCCCGCTTTCATATTCATACTCATCGATTCACCCCTCCCCCACTCCATTTTACATTATCAGGAGAAAATTCTACACAAAAACCCATGAAAACGCTTACGTTTTTTTCTGAATAGTTTATTTGTTTTTAAATACTATATGTTAGAAATGCAAATTTAACAACTACTTTTATTGAAAAATCACCATTTTTTAATAGTGTGGGCGAATATTTTCAAGACAGGACTGACATTCCAGAATTCGATGAAATATTACAGAAAACGAGTAAATTCACCAAAAATCTTAGGAACACTCTTAAAATTGACCAATAAAAAATCCCCCGCTTTATTAAGCAGAAGATTGGTAATGCCCTCGGCAGGAATCGAACCTGCATTTCAAGCTTCGGAGGCTTGCGTTCTATCCGTTGCACTACGAGGGCGTATTAGAAAATATTTTTTCAACAGACTTCATTATATGATAGAATCCCCTCCTTTGCAAGGGTTATCAGGTTTAAAACTTCTTCTTTTGGGTATTATGGGTAATGTGGAAATTCATCCCTGTGCGGCATAATATATAAAGTAATCTATCAGGAAGGAGCCATAGCCAGAAAATTGTCGAACAAATTATCCATTATAGGGTTTGTTTTGTTTGACCTAAATTGACCAAAAAGTGTATCATACATACATAAAGAATTTAAATGATTCTCTTAATCGAAGGAGGAAATGAACATGAATTTAATTCCTACAGTTATCGAACAAACAAGTCGTGGGGAGCGTGCCTACGATATTTATTCCCGTTTATTAAAAGACCGGATCATTATGCTAGGAAGTGCAATTGACGATAATGTTTCCAACTCCATTGTTGCTCAATTACTATTTTTAGAAGCGGAAAATCCTGAAAAAGATATCACTCTATACATCAACAGCCCTGGTGGAAGCATCACTTCCGGTATGGCCATTTACGATACTATGCAATATATCAAACCTAATGTATCCACAGTATGCATCGGTATGGCCGCTTCCATGGGTGCTTTCCTATTGGCCGCAGGCGAAAAAGGCAAACGTTATGCGTTGCCAAACAGTGAAGTCATGATTCACCAACCACTTGGAGGAGCTCAAGGTCAAGCTACAGAAATTGAAATTGCTGCCCGCCGTATCCTTCACTTGAAAGATAAACTGAACCAAATCTTGGCAGAACGTACTGGTCAACCTATTGAAGTCCTTCAAAGAGATACGGAACGTGATAACTTCATGACTTCCGAAAGAGCCCTTGAATATGGCTTGATCGACAAAGTCATCACGCGCAGCATCCTTGATGATAAAAAAGACTCTAAATAATCATGCAACAACCGGCTCCGGAGAACGCCTTTAGCGACTTCCGGAGCTTTTTTACATAATACAAAAAAAGGATGCTCTTTTAAGCATCCTTTTCTTTTAACCCTCTTGCTGAACGAACTCTTCCAATGCCTCTAACGCTTCTTTTTCATCGCGTCCTTCGACGATTAACTTCACGGTCACGCCAGAACTGATGGCAAGGCTCATTAATCCCATTATACTTTTTGCGTTCACTTTCTTTCCTTCTTTTTCAAGAAAAACATCTGAATGAAAGCGGTTAGCTTCTTGTACAAAAAGAGCCGCCGGCCGCGCCTGCAAACCCGTTTTCAATTTTACCTCAACTTGCTTTTCCACCATCTTGATCTCCCCTGTTAGCTTTATTTTTTCGCAGCAATAGCCTCTCCCCCACGGAGCCTGTCAGCTATTTCATCAATCTTTCGCAATCGGTGATTAATCCCGGATTTACTGATGGTCCCCCCAGAAACCATTTCCCCTAGTTCCTTTAAGGTTATATCCTGAAACGCTATCCTAAGCTCCGCAATTTCCCGAAGCTTATCCGGTAAAATGCCTAATCCCACCGTATCCTCGATATAATGGATATTTTCAACCTGGCGTAATGAGGCCCCGATCGTTTTGTTCAAATTGGCTGTTTCACAATTCACAAGCCGATTCACTGAATTACGCATATCACGGACAATCCGTACATCTTCGAACCTTAATAAAGCTGAATGGGCGCCAACTATACTTAAAAACTCGGCAATCTTTTCGGCCTCTTTCAAATAAATGATGTACCCTTTCTTGCGTTCAAGCGTCTTGGCCTTCAAGCCAAACTTATTCATTAGCTCACAAAGGGCATCATTGTGCTCTTTATAAAGTGAGAAAATTTCAAGGTGATAGGAAGACGTTTCTGGATTATTCACCGAACCCCCCGCAAGAAATGCACCTCTTAGGTAAGAACGCTTACAGCATTTCTTCCCAACAATAGTATCGGATATAGCATGGAGAATTTCAAAGCCATCGCCTAAAATTTCCAAATCGGTTAAAACCCGCTGCCCTCCGGATGACATCCTGACAATATATACATTATTCTTTTTAAGCTTCATCTTTTTACGGACCAACAGCTCGACCTGGACCTCATAACTTTTTTTCAGCAGCGTATAGATCCTTCTGGCAATCGCAGCATTCTCAGTTTGAATATCCACAACAAGCTTCCGATTAGAAAATGAAAGGGATCCGTTCATCCGGATAAGCGCACACAATTCCGCTTTACCGCAGCAATCCTTTCCCTCTAATGTAGTAAGCTCTTTTTTCGTTTCTGAAGCAAAAGACA
This window contains:
- the gap gene encoding type I glyceraldehyde-3-phosphate dehydrogenase, producing MAVKVGINGFGRIGRNVFRAALSNPGVEIVAINDLTDANMLAHLLQYDTIHGSLNEKVSVDGDYLVVDGHKVKVLAERDPAQLAWGELGVEVVVESTGRFTKRADAAKHLEAGAKKVIISAPASDEDITIVMGVNEDKYDAANHHVISNASCTTNCLAPFAKVLHEQFGIKRGMMTTVHSYTNDQQILDLPHKDYRRARAAAENIIPTTTGAAKAVALVLPELKGKLNGMAMRVPTPNVSVVDLVAELEKDTTVEEVNAAFKKASEGELKGILEYSELPLVSTDYNGNPSSSTIDALSTMVMEGNMVKVLSWYDNETGYSSRVVDLIDYLAKKGL
- a CDS encoding sugar-binding transcriptional regulator, producing the protein MRTLLEVQRKLLPDFLMVMQKRYDILRYIIMMQPVGRRSLSVSLNLTERTLRGEVDFLKSQNLVNIFSSGMTLTDEGIEILDKLEGIMREVMGIDIMERQLQDLLQVDEVIIVSGNCDETPWVKKELGKACAIRMKREWKSKNIIAVTGGSTMAEVADSLSPDEASKKLTFVPARGGIGEAVQNQANTIVEKMAQKAQASYRVLYVPDQLSGEVYASFQKEPAIKEVISQIKSADMIIHGIGDAMAMAERRNSSPEMLKKLLDGNAVGEAFGYYYDENGKVVHKVLTVGIQLDDLSPEKRVITVAGGKTKAKAIRSYMKGAPSSTVLITDEAAAQELIQGNYTP
- a CDS encoding glutaredoxin family protein, with product MSGLESNAFVLYSRDKCPLCDKAKQVLEEVKEESGIGYKEIDIHTDDNLLEKFGLMIPVVEWKDDIVQFGNVDKSALNRLLEK
- the rpoN gene encoding RNA polymerase factor sigma-54, coding for MSMNMKAGLFQQQTLKMAMTQELMQAITLLQYSSQELSAFLENKMVENPLLSIDQPTSALFQPTFDRKKGKRTLKNTYDANYWIEQISEDTISLEQHIMSQVNHQQLTGEQQKALLLLIHNLDENGYLRTELDDICIPGISPIVLEESLSILQELEPHGIGARNLQECLLLQVQAEGMNLLAESIIENHFLDFAEKRWKDLSKKIGVTMKEIQEVFDYVQTLNPRPASLFFQEKPSYIVPDVVVEVRDGMLLVGNYDGNTPNLNVDKGYLNRMKSHKDQGVQRFIQDKWQEYQWISRGIQQRKETILKVIQCIVDKQPACFHHGLNYLKPMTMKEIADELGIHESTVSRAVKGKYVQTPFGTIEMRIFFTTSLQSVGLDEDMSGMQAKKSLQAAINGENKQKPLSDQDLAERLKEEHGIILARRTVAKYREQLGIPSSSKRKRYD
- the clpP gene encoding ATP-dependent Clp endopeptidase proteolytic subunit ClpP codes for the protein MNLIPTVIEQTSRGERAYDIYSRLLKDRIIMLGSAIDDNVSNSIVAQLLFLEAENPEKDITLYINSPGGSITSGMAIYDTMQYIKPNVSTVCIGMAASMGAFLLAAGEKGKRYALPNSEVMIHQPLGGAQGQATEIEIAARRILHLKDKLNQILAERTGQPIEVLQRDTERDNFMTSERALEYGLIDKVITRSILDDKKDSK
- a CDS encoding HPr family phosphocarrier protein, producing MVEKQVEVKLKTGLQARPAALFVQEANRFHSDVFLEKEGKKVNAKSIMGLMSLAISSGVTVKLIVEGRDEKEALEALEEFVQQEG
- the whiA gene encoding DNA-binding protein WhiA, whose protein sequence is MSFASETKKELTTLEGKDCCGKAELCALIRMNGSLSFSNRKLVVDIQTENAAIARRIYTLLKKSYEVQVELLVRKKMKLKKNNVYIVRMSSGGQRVLTDLEILGDGFEILHAISDTIVGKKCCKRSYLRGAFLAGGSVNNPETSSYHLEIFSLYKEHNDALCELMNKFGLKAKTLERKKGYIIYLKEAEKIAEFLSIVGAHSALLRFEDVRIVRDMRNSVNRLVNCETANLNKTIGASLRQVENIHYIEDTVGLGILPDKLREIAELRIAFQDITLKELGEMVSGGTISKSGINHRLRKIDEIADRLRGGEAIAAKK